CATCGCCCGGGCCGATGACGCGGCTCACGGCGAGGGCGAATCTCCATCCCACCCGCAATCTCCCGAGAACGACGCAGCCCATGCGACGCATCCTCGTCTTCCTGCTCACGCTTGCCGCGGCGATGGCGCTGCCGGGGCGGCTGTACGCGCGCGACATCACCATCCGCGACTACCGCGTGGACGCGGTGGTGAACCGCGACGGCACCACCGACGTCACCGAGACGCTGCGCGTGTACTTCGACGGCACGTGGAACGGGATCTACCGCGACATCTCGCTCCAGCACATGACGGGGCAGGGGATGAAGTCGAAGCTCGACCTCGACGTCGTCTCGGTGACCGACGCGTCGGGGCAGGACCTGCAGTACTGGCGCGAGAAGCCGGACGGGTGGACGCGCCGCGTGCGCATCGCCGTCCCCGGCGCGTCCGACGCCGAGCGCACCGTGGTCATCCGCTACCGGGTGAAGAACGGCGTGCGCTTCTTCTTTCCCGGCGACGAGGGCGGCGCGCACGACGAGCTGTACTGGAACGTCACCGGCAACGCGTGGGGCTTTCCCATCGAGCACGTGCTGGCGCGCTTCGTCCTCCCCAGCGGCGTCGATCCCACGCAGGAGCACGCCTACACCGGCTACGCGGGGTCGCAGGGGAGCGACGCGACGGTGGACGTCCGCGGCAACGTCGTCACCGCCGAGGTCACGCGCACGCTGAGCCCGGGCGAGGGGCTGACGCTGGCCGTCGCCTGGCCGCCGGGGATCCTGCCGCGCCCCAGCGAGGCGTCCGTCCGGGCGATGCGGTACGGGATGCTCTGGCCGCTCATCCTCCCGATCCTCGCCTTCTTCCTGATGCTGCGCTCGTGGACGAAGCACGGCCGCGACCCGCGCGCGCTTCCCGTCACCGTCACCTACGCGCCGCCGGACGGGATGTCGCCCGCCGAGCTGGGCACGCTGGTGGACAACAGCGCAGACCTGCGCGACATCACCTCCACGCTGGTCGACCTGGCCGTGCGCGGCTACGTCGGCATCGAGGAGGTGCGCGACAAGCACCTGTTCGGCCTCTTCTCCAGCCAGGACTGGCGCTTCCACCAGCTGACGGAGGACACCACGGGGCTGGCGACGCACGAGCGCCGCTTCCTCAACGCGCTTTTCAGCGGCGCCGGCTACGGGCCGGCGTGGGGCGTGGTGAAGGAGATGGCCGCGCGCGCCGGGGCGGAGGGCGCGGAGACCCTGGCGCCGGAGTACGTGCAGACCGCCGAGGCGTCGCAGCCGTGCATCCTCCTCTCCGAGCTGAAGAACAGGTTCTACCGGTCGCTCCCGGAGATCCGGAAGGGGATCTTCGAGCGGCTGATCGAGCGCGGCTACTACCTGAAGCGGCCCGACGAGGTGAAGGGCGCGTGGCTCGCGGGCGGCATCGTGCTCTGCATCCTGAGCGGTATCGGCGCCGGTTTCCTGGGGGATTCGGGGATGCCCGGGTTCAGCACCGTCCCCATCGCCGTGGGAGGGATCGGGGCGGGGCTGGTGATCATCCTGTTCGGCCTGGCGATGGCCGCGCGCACCGAGAAGGGCGCCCGTGCCCGCGAGGCCGCTCTGGGGTTCCGCGAGTTCCTGTCGAAGGTGGAGAGCGACCGCTTCCGCCGGATGATCACCGGC
This sequence is a window from Longimicrobium sp.. Protein-coding genes within it:
- a CDS encoding DUF2207 domain-containing protein; this translates as MRRILVFLLTLAAAMALPGRLYARDITIRDYRVDAVVNRDGTTDVTETLRVYFDGTWNGIYRDISLQHMTGQGMKSKLDLDVVSVTDASGQDLQYWREKPDGWTRRVRIAVPGASDAERTVVIRYRVKNGVRFFFPGDEGGAHDELYWNVTGNAWGFPIEHVLARFVLPSGVDPTQEHAYTGYAGSQGSDATVDVRGNVVTAEVTRTLSPGEGLTLAVAWPPGILPRPSEASVRAMRYGMLWPLILPILAFFLMLRSWTKHGRDPRALPVTVTYAPPDGMSPAELGTLVDNSADLRDITSTLVDLAVRGYVGIEEVRDKHLFGLFSSQDWRFHQLTEDTTGLATHERRFLNALFSGAGYGPAWGVVKEMAARAGAEGAETLAPEYVQTAEASQPCILLSELKNRFYRSLPEIRKGIFERLIERGYYLKRPDEVKGAWLAGGIVLCILSGIGAGFLGDSGMPGFSTVPIAVGGIGAGLVIILFGLAMAARTEKGARAREAALGFREFLSKVESDRFRRMITGPEMFERYLAHAMAFGVEGRWARAFEDLYREPPNWYAGSGYHHFSASHFSSQMSGLGSTAASTMSSSPSGSSGGGSSGGGSGGGGGGGW